The Acidimicrobiales bacterium DNA segment AGGCGGCCTGGTGGGCGAGCGAGGTCCAGATCTTCTGGCCGTTGACGATCCAGGTGTCGCCGTCGCGCTCGGCCCTGGTGCCCAGGTTGGCCAGATCCGAGCCCGCCTCCGGCTCGCTGAAGAGCTGGCACCAGATCTCCTCGCCCGCCAGCAGTGGTGGCAGGAACCGGTCCTGCTGCTCGGGGGTGCCCGCGTGCAGCAACGTCGGTCCCGCCCAGCCGATGCCGATCGGGTTCGACGGTCGGGACACCCCGGCTGCAGCGAGCTCCTCGTCGATGACGAGCTGGTGGACGGGGTCGGCGTCGAGCCCGTAGGGCCTGGGCCAGTGAGGAGCGACCAGGCCGGCCTCGGCGAGGTCGCGGCCGCTGGGCCGAGGATGGTCACGCACCCACGCCCTCACCGCGGCTCGGCGCGGATCATCGTCACCGGGCAGCTCGAAGTCCATCAACCGGACAGTACCCGGACTGGGTGTGGTCACAGGTCAAGATGGCAGGATGATGCGATGCCCAGCCCAGCGACGACGATGGTTCGCTCCACCGATGGGGTCGAGCTGGCCGTGCACGACTTCGGGGGTCACGGTCCGACGATCCTCTTCGCCCACGCCACCGGGTTCCACGGCCTGGTCTGGTCGCCGGTCATCGCCGACCTGGTCGACACCCACCGCTGCGTCTCCATCGACTTCCGCGGCCACGGTGACAGCTCGGTCCCCGACCACGGGTCGTTCCTGTGGTCGGGATTCGCCGACGACGTCCAAGCAGCGGTGGCCCACCTCGACGATCCCCGGCCGCTCTACGGCGTCGGCCATTCCAAGGGTGGCGCCGCGCTCCTGCTGGCCGAGCTGCGTGCACCCGGGACCTTCAGCGGTCTCTACCTCTTCGAGCCGATCGTGCTCGACCCCGAGCGCCGAGCCGACACCGGTGCGGTCGAGGCCAACCCGCTGGCCCTGGGCGCGCTGAAGCGGCGCGAGGTCTTTGCGTCGAAGGACGATGCCTATGCCAACTACCGCTCGAAGCCGCCGCTCGACGCCCTCACCCCAGAAGCGCTGCGGGCCTATGTCGACCACGGGTTCGCCGACCTCGACGACGGCACGGTGCGACTCAAGTGCCGGCGGGCCGACGAATCGCAGGTGTATGCCAGCTCGGGCACCCACGACGCCTTCGACCACCTCGACCGGGTGCGCTGCCCGGTCACCGTCGCCGCGGGAGCGGCCGAGGAGGGGCTTCCGGCCGTGATCGCCCCCGGCATCGCCGACCAGCTTCAGCGGGGCACCTTCCGCGCCCACCCCGAGCTCGGCCACTTCGGACCGCTGCAGGCGCCGGGCCTGATCGCGGACGAGATCCGCACCGCCCTCGAACGATGAGCAGCTCGATCCAGCACGACGAGGTCGCCCCCTCGGTCGCCGCTGCCATGCCAGGGGTCGGCCATGCCATGGGCCGACTCGACGCCGAGATCGACCACATCTTCGAGGTGGTCCGTGGCAACGCGATGGTCGACCGCGGGTTCTACTCCGCGTCGGCGGTCGGCGACTGGAGCCTGATCTGGCACCTGATGGGGGTGGCACAAGGGCTCGCCGACCACCGCGACGGCTGGTTCCGGGCGGTGCGCCTCTCCGCGGCGCTCGGCGCGGAATCGGCGCTGGTCAACGGGCTCATCAAGTCGTGCTTCCGGCGTGCCCGGCCGGCGCACGGCGAGGACCGCCCACACAACCTTCGGATCCCGGTGACGAGCAGCTTCCCGAGCGGGCACGCGTCGTCTGCCTTCATGGCCGCGCACCTGCTGGCCGACCGCACCCGCTTCGGTGGTGCCTGGTACCTGCTCGCGGCGGTGGTGGCCTCCAGCCGGATCCACGTGCGCATCCACCACGCCTCCGACGTGATCGGCGGAGCCGTGGTGGGACTCGCCCTCGGGGCCGTCGTACGTCGGCTCGCGCCGCTCGATCGAACCTGAGCCTGCCGGCGCGGTCTGCCCGCGAGGGAACATCTCGGGTCGCATCGGGGTTGGCACGAACATGACCTCGTTCTCCGTCACCTACGACTACCGCTGCCCGTTCGCCCGCATCGGCCACCTCCATGTGATCGAAGCCCTCGAAGCCGGCCAGGAGTGGGACGTCACCTTCCTCCCCTTCTCACTGCGCCAGGCCCACGTCGAAGACGGCGATCCGCCGGTGTGGGACGACCCCGACAACGACAGCGGTCTGCTCGCCCTCCAAGTGTCGGTGGTGGTGCGCGATCGCCATCCCGAGGCGTTCCTCACGGTGCACCGACGGCTGTTCGACCTGCGTCACGTCGACTCCGCCGACCTGCGCGACCCCGAGGTGCTGGCGGGCGCGCTCCGCGACGCGGACATCGATCCCGATTCGGTGTTCGCCGAGATCGACACGGGCTGGCCGCTCGAGTCGGTTCGTGCCGCCCACGAGGGAGCGATCGCCAGCCACAACGTGTGGGGCGTGCCCACCTTCCTGGTCGGCGACGATGCGGTGTTCGTGCGGCTCATGGAGGCACCCGACGGCGAGGCCGCCACTGCGGTGCGCACCGTCGAGCGCGTGCTGGAGACGGTCTCGGGCTGGCCCCAGCTCAACGAGCTCAAGCACACCAGCATCCGCCGCTGACCGTCGCCGTCGAGGCTGCGAGCGCGCTGCTCCCACCGGCCGGGGCTCAGTAGGCTGGATCGATGACCCGTGAGGTCCACGCCAACGACCGGTTGACACCCATGGAGTCGCTCATGTGGCGGCTCGAGGGCGGTCGGGACCTGAGTGCAACCTTCGGCAGCGTCACGTTCCTCGACCGCGAGCCGGACCCCGAGCGGTTCCGCTCCCGCATGGCCGGTGCAGCCGCCTCGATCCGGCGGTTGCGCCAACGGATCGACGACGGCGGGCTGCTGTCGCCCTCGTCGGTCTGGATCGACGATCCGGACTTCGACCTCGGCAACCACCTGTGGTGGGAGCCCTGCCCGGGTGACGGGACCGACCAGGCGGTGCTCGACATGGCCGCCGACCTCGTCGCCGCTCCGTTCGACGCCGATCGTCCCCTGTGGGGGTTCGTGATCGTCACCGGCCTCGACGGCGGCCGTGCCGCGCTGGTGCAACGCATGCACCACACCATCACCGACGGCAAGGGCGGCCTCCGCATCTCCGAGCGGTTCGTCGATCTCGAACGAGGCGACCCCGGACCCACGCCGGACCCCTTCATGGGAGCCGATCCACCCCAGCCCCGGCCCTCGTGGTTCGATCGGACGGTCCTCACCACCGTCGATCAAGCCTCCGACCTGGCCCACTCGGGCGCGCAGGCGGCCCGATGGACCGTGGAGGGGCTTCGCGACCCGCAACGCTTCAACGTCCTCGGCTCCGAGGTCTGGTCGACCGCCCGATCGCTGCGACGTCAGCTCGCGGTCGCCGACCGGGCGAGATCAACGCTGTGGGCCAACCGCTCGAACGAGCGGCGATTCGTCGCCGGCTCGCTCGCCTTCGACCCGGTCCGC contains these protein-coding regions:
- a CDS encoding alpha/beta hydrolase, which codes for MPSPATTMVRSTDGVELAVHDFGGHGPTILFAHATGFHGLVWSPVIADLVDTHRCVSIDFRGHGDSSVPDHGSFLWSGFADDVQAAVAHLDDPRPLYGVGHSKGGAALLLAELRAPGTFSGLYLFEPIVLDPERRADTGAVEANPLALGALKRREVFASKDDAYANYRSKPPLDALTPEALRAYVDHGFADLDDGTVRLKCRRADESQVYASSGTHDAFDHLDRVRCPVTVAAGAAEEGLPAVIAPGIADQLQRGTFRAHPELGHFGPLQAPGLIADEIRTALER
- a CDS encoding phosphatase PAP2 family protein, translated to MSSSIQHDEVAPSVAAAMPGVGHAMGRLDAEIDHIFEVVRGNAMVDRGFYSASAVGDWSLIWHLMGVAQGLADHRDGWFRAVRLSAALGAESALVNGLIKSCFRRARPAHGEDRPHNLRIPVTSSFPSGHASSAFMAAHLLADRTRFGGAWYLLAAVVASSRIHVRIHHASDVIGGAVVGLALGAVVRRLAPLDRT
- a CDS encoding DsbA family protein encodes the protein MTSFSVTYDYRCPFARIGHLHVIEALEAGQEWDVTFLPFSLRQAHVEDGDPPVWDDPDNDSGLLALQVSVVVRDRHPEAFLTVHRRLFDLRHVDSADLRDPEVLAGALRDADIDPDSVFAEIDTGWPLESVRAAHEGAIASHNVWGVPTFLVGDDAVFVRLMEAPDGEAATAVRTVERVLETVSGWPQLNELKHTSIRR
- a CDS encoding wax ester/triacylglycerol synthase family O-acyltransferase — its product is MTREVHANDRLTPMESLMWRLEGGRDLSATFGSVTFLDREPDPERFRSRMAGAAASIRRLRQRIDDGGLLSPSSVWIDDPDFDLGNHLWWEPCPGDGTDQAVLDMAADLVAAPFDADRPLWGFVIVTGLDGGRAALVQRMHHTITDGKGGLRISERFVDLERGDPGPTPDPFMGADPPQPRPSWFDRTVLTTVDQASDLAHSGAQAARWTVEGLRDPQRFNVLGSEVWSTARSLRRQLAVADRARSTLWANRSNERRFVAGSLAFDPVRTAATEAGVSINDVFVTAALRGAAAYHRVIDHPVPELRVAIPVSTRDDALAGGNAFSPTRVVLPSGEQLAAPAHLRAVSDALGATKHERAAGLIEPVAAATELVPSPLLRAAVRWQAATIDFTTSNLRAASVPLYIAGARIEATYAIGPLAATAANITMMSYDGRIDLGLHVDTAAVADPDLLRDTVVAAFHELCEAASSLG